The following are encoded in a window of Impatiens glandulifera chromosome 5, dImpGla2.1, whole genome shotgun sequence genomic DNA:
- the LOC124939989 gene encoding trihelix transcription factor PTL-like, whose translation MDLYEGMPADIRQYITGGRPPQFPAAIPTPPPYRNHLTQNVSFLPTHQVTDTMSLRGIGGIHHNFQSDCAATAVGFEVEPVICGFGGGDPGAGRWPRQETLTLLEIRSRLDARFREANQKGPLWDEVSRIMAEEHGYHRNGKKCREKFENLYKYYKKTKDGKACRQDGKHYRFFRQLEALYGGGESSTNHHQHLQSQIHTSNPKTQETTFQIPKQLSNHSLSLSNSSEYFDTSSCYDDDDEDVEKKKKRRGSSWKGQIKSFIDSQMKKLMDKQEEWLEKMMSTIEKKEQERMMKDEEWRRQEVARVEREREFWTRERAWIEARDASLMEVLHKLAEGGNNNMKASSSSSPRHEQSLLGRDITSLFNQQSQQSWSESEVLRLIHLRTEMDTRFGQLLADCCNEDVLWEEIAANMSYMGCDQRNRQMCKEKWESISHYIKKPKN comes from the exons ATGGACTTGTACGAAGGAATGCCGGCCGATATCAGGCAATACATCACCGGCGGAAGACCACCTCAGTTCCCGGCCGCAATCCCTACTCCACCGCCGTACCGGAATCATCTAACCCAGAACGTCTCTTTTCTTCCTACCCACCAGGTTACTGATACAATGTCTCTTAGAGGAATAGGAGGGATTCATCATAATTTTCAGTCTGATTGCGCCGCCACCGCAGTTGGGTTTGAAGTTGAACCGGTCATATGTGGTTTTGGAGGAGGGGATCCCGGTGCAGGTAGGTGGCCTAGACAAGAAACATTAACCCTTCTTGAGATTAGATCAAGACTTGATGCCAGATTCAGGGAAGCTAATCAGAAAGGCCCACTTTGGGATGAAGTCTCAAG GATAATGGCGGAGGAACATGGATATCATAGAAATGGGAAGAAATGTCGAGAAAAGTTTGAAAACTTGTACAAGTATTACAAAAAGACTAAGGATGGAAAAGCTTGTAGGCAAGATGGCAAACACTATAGATTCTTTCGTCAACTCGAAGCTCTCTATGGTGGCGGTGAAAGCAGCACTAACCACCACCAACATCTTCAATCTCAAATCCACACTTCAAATCCAAAAACCCAAGAAACAACCTTCCAAATTCCGAAACAACTCTCCAATCATAGCCTCAGCCTTTCTAACTCGTCCGAATACTTCGACACATCTTCTTGTTACGACGACGATGACGAAGACgtcgagaagaagaagaagaggcgGGGATCGTCGTGGAAGGGGCAGATAAAGAGCTTCATCGATTCCCAAATGAAGAAGCTAATGGATAAGCAAGAAGAATGGCTAGAGAAAATGATGAGCACTATTGAAAAAAAGGAACAAGAGAGAATGATGAAAGACGAAGAGTGGAGGAGACAAGAGGTTGCTCGTGTCGAAAGGGAACGCGAGTTTTGGACAAGGGAGAGAGCTTGGATCGAAGCTCGTGACGCTTCTCTAATGGAAGTGTTGCATAAGCTAGCCGAAGGAGGAAACAATAACATGAAGGCTTCTTCATCATCGTCTCCTCGTCATGAACAAAGTCTATTAGGACGCGATATCACTTCACTGTTCAACCAACAAAGCCAACAAAGCTGGTCGGAAAGTGAAGTGTTGAGGCTAATACATTTGAGAACCGAAATGGATACTAGGTTTGGACAGTTATTGGCTGATTGTTGCAACGAGGATGTTTTATGGGAAGAAATAGCAGCAAATATGTCGTATATGGGATGTGATCAAAGAAACAGACAAATGTGCAAGGAGAAGTGGGAAAGTATTAGCCATTATATAAAGAAACCAAAGAATTAA